A genome region from Anastrepha ludens isolate Willacy chromosome 3, idAnaLude1.1, whole genome shotgun sequence includes the following:
- the LOC128857480 gene encoding uncharacterized protein LOC128857480: MQSLIDARHANVLEFLNFTSLLTFCNIFHFNFGEPAFGSENVHIKVHLPEEISAATHTHYEPNLHDPTIICIPTHKILQHHRQRNHRKHLPHKSTAAKPQHTDYDTLLTNILLSDLKNPISNTHMDYLKHTDHITKHSVHPIEQEDYDSHSDESAPKSPTKYVQTYKLIETYEPPFEQDSSAYQNHHHHKYPNLHDQPQMQTETIKIYESKYQNPRAEFVLETPNSIGVAANSNSYRMHTKIAKPYIDPKRIMEPSSTNGYVGHKSYYSAEKSLPSGYGFAKPTSFHQYSSNTYLPANKNYGASKDTSAADMTEFLVSKESLNLPNKEAKDFHAGFQYPTLGIANIQSFIGNMYLPGIEESPLAQIASETYVGIDSYAARHVQGVDDLTYSPYRDKFI; this comes from the exons ATGCAAAGTCTTATTGATGCTCGTCATGCTAATGTTCTCGAATTCCTCAATTTTACG TCCCTACTTACGTTCTGCAATATTTTCCACTTCAACTTTGGCGAGCCCGCATTTGGCAGCGAAAATGTTCATATTAAAGTGCACTTACCCGAAGAAATATCCGCTGCAACTCATACGCATTATGAGCCTAACTTGCATGACCCAACAATAATTTGCATCCCAACACACAAAATTCTACAACATCATCGTCAGCGCAATCACAGAAAGCACTTACCGCATAAGTCAACTGCCGCAAAGCCTCAGCACACTGATTACGACACTTTATTGACGAATATTCTGCTATCCGATTTAAAAAATCCAATTAGTAATACGCATATGGACTATCTGAAACATACCGATCACATAACCAAGCATTCAGTACATCCCATAGAGCAAGAGGATTACGATAGCCATTCTGATGAAAGTGCTCCTAAGTCACCTACAAAATATGTGCAAACATACAAACTGATAGAGACCTATGAACCACCTTTCGAGCAAGACTCGAGTGCATACCAAAACCATCACCATCATAAATACCCTAATCTACATGACCAACCGCAAATGCAAACTGAAACCATCAAAATTTATGAGTCGAAGTATCAGAACCCAAGAGCAGAATTTGTACTGGAGACTCCTAACAGCATTGGTGTCGCTGCTAACAGTAACTCTTATAGAATGCATACGAAAATTGCGAAACCGTATATAGATCCGAAAAGAATTATGGAGCCATCATCAACGAACGGTTATGTCGGGCATAAGTCTTACTACAGTGCCGAAAAGTCTTTGCCGAGCGGTTATGGCTTTGCTAAGCCAACCTCATTCCACCAATATAGCAGTAATACTTACCTACCAGCCAACAAAAATTATGGAGCATCGAAAGACACTTCAGCTGCAGACATGACTGAGTTTTTAGTTTCCAAGGAGAGTCTTAATTTACCTAATAAAGAGGCAAAAGATTTCCATGCCGGATTTCAGTACCCAACGCTTGGCATTGCAAATATTCAATCATTCATCGGCAATATGTATCTGCCTGGTATTGAAGAGAGTCCACTAGCTCAAATAGCGTCCGAAACTTACGTCGGCATTGATAGCTATGCAGCGCGTCATGTGCAAGGCGTAGATGATTTGACCTACTCGCCTTATAGGgataagtttatttaa